In Nicotiana tabacum cultivar K326 chromosome 19, ASM71507v2, whole genome shotgun sequence, one DNA window encodes the following:
- the LOC107791772 gene encoding uncharacterized protein LOC107791772, whose protein sequence is MALIDHIHTVIDSVKRYIVCLQNKRCSCEQFQLYELLCAHDLAALRHRNESYENYCSPYYTKDNLLHTYEIPVDMLPDESKWKVPQHIAEEVIMPPTGKRQAGRPQKQRYKLYDEVNAKKYKVSCGNCGLEGHNKRSCKNAPKRK, encoded by the coding sequence ATGGCTTTAATAGATCACATACATACAGTGATAGATAGTGTGAAGCGCTATATTGTTTGTCTTCAAAACAAGAGATGTAGTTGTGAACAATTCCAGCTTTATGAACTTCTCTGTGCACATGATTTGGCGGCTTTAAGGCATAGGAATGAGTCTTATGAAAACTATTGTTCTCCTTATTACACGAAGGACAACCTCTTACATACTTATGAAATACCAGTAGACATGTTGCCTGATGAAAGTAAATGGAAGGTACCACAACATATAGCTGAAGAAGTTATAATGCCACCTACCGGGAAAAGACAGGCAGGAAGACCTCAAAAACAAAGATACAAACTATATGATGAAGTAAATGCAAAGAAGTACAAGGTTTCATGTGGCAACTGCGGACtagaagggcataacaaaagatcttgtaagAATGCTCCCAAGAGAAAATAA